In Lentibacillus amyloliquefaciens, one DNA window encodes the following:
- a CDS encoding SDR family oxidoreductase, which produces MTFHTPNQPVVFITGASGGFGLLTSLACAEAGYLVVASMRDLSKSENLMEQARKKGVEASIACIRLDVTNQEDIDSAVPEVINRFDAIDVLINNAGYAAGGFTEEVPLEAWREQFETNLFGLIAVTKAVLPHMRKRQDGTIINLSSISGRMALPGLGPYAASKFAVEGFSEALRLEMLPHGVHVVLVEPGSYQTDIWSKGMSDFNVDLESPYSEETETLMKMVSHIAKTADDPEEVTRLIVKVTQENNPNLRYPVGKNVKTMTRLKTLLPWRWLEHMILKKINPRK; this is translated from the coding sequence ATGACTTTTCATACGCCAAACCAGCCGGTCGTTTTCATCACCGGTGCATCAGGTGGATTCGGCTTGCTTACGAGTCTCGCATGTGCTGAAGCCGGGTATTTAGTGGTAGCATCGATGCGGGATTTATCAAAGAGTGAGAATCTGATGGAACAAGCACGGAAAAAAGGTGTAGAAGCAAGCATCGCCTGTATCAGGCTGGATGTAACCAACCAAGAGGACATTGATTCGGCAGTGCCGGAAGTCATTAACCGCTTTGACGCCATTGATGTGCTAATCAACAATGCCGGCTATGCTGCGGGTGGGTTTACGGAAGAAGTACCGCTTGAAGCTTGGCGTGAGCAATTTGAAACGAATCTTTTTGGGTTGATTGCCGTAACGAAAGCCGTCCTTCCCCATATGAGAAAAAGACAGGACGGTACCATCATTAATCTTTCCAGCATCAGCGGAAGAATGGCCCTTCCCGGTCTCGGACCATATGCGGCATCAAAGTTTGCTGTTGAAGGATTTAGTGAAGCGCTGAGACTCGAAATGCTACCGCATGGTGTACATGTCGTGCTGGTTGAACCGGGTTCTTATCAAACAGATATCTGGTCAAAAGGGATGAGTGATTTCAATGTTGATTTAGAATCCCCATATAGCGAGGAAACCGAAACTTTAATGAAAATGGTCAGCCACATCGCTAAAACAGCCGATGATCCGGAAGAAGTAACGCGGTTGATTGTCAAAGTCACTCAAGAAAATAATCCCAACCTTCGTTATCCCGTTGGTAAAAACGTCAAAACCATGACCCGGTTGAAAACCCTGTTGCCATGGAGATGGCTGGAACATATGATTTTGAAAAAGATCAACCCGCGTAAATAG
- a CDS encoding putative holin-like toxin, with amino-acid sequence MTVFETLVIMITFGSLVAAVMSNQKK; translated from the coding sequence ATGACAGTATTTGAAACGTTGGTTATAATGATTACGTTTGGATCATTAGTGGCTGCTGTCATGTCAAATCAAAAGAAATAA
- a CDS encoding helix-turn-helix domain-containing protein, producing MKELTIRLKEDTYNQLKELTELENLINRHRDKNRDDNYQIEDFVVGCIIDKMEQINHFKPINPLIESGGQPVIKNRFKEIAKQKDIYIKDIADQLDMKPPNISKIFNNVSQPRLELFIKIWIVLGSPPLHQCLYLEGD from the coding sequence ATGAAAGAACTAACCATTCGGCTTAAAGAGGATACTTATAATCAGTTGAAAGAACTGACTGAACTTGAAAATTTAATTAACCGCCACCGTGATAAAAATCGGGATGATAATTATCAGATTGAAGATTTTGTGGTTGGCTGTATAATCGATAAAATGGAACAAATCAATCATTTCAAGCCGATTAACCCGCTGATCGAAAGTGGCGGTCAGCCTGTTATAAAAAATCGGTTTAAAGAGATAGCGAAACAGAAAGATATTTATATCAAGGATATTGCCGATCAATTAGACATGAAGCCGCCTAATATTAGTAAAATTTTCAATAACGTTTCCCAGCCCAGACTGGAATTGTTTATTAAAATTTGGATAGTGCTTGGAAGTCCGCCACTGCATCAGTGTCTGTATCTGGAAGGAGATTAA
- a CDS encoding acryloyl-CoA reductase gives MDTFQALVLEKTGDEANLNIRQLHMEDLPEGDLTIRVAYSSVNFKDGMVAINHQLVESYPLIPGIDLAGTVIDSQDERFNEGDEVIVTSYQLGTGHSGGFSEVARVPADWAVHLPEGLSLKEAMILGTAGFTAGLSVQRLEDNGLEPDKGPVLVPGATGGVGSLAVNILAKLGYHVTASTGKSNEQNYLKNIGAKDVIERHEVEDTEKKPVRGKKWAAAVDPVGGRTLQYILSTLKYGGSVATSGLTGGTEVSASVLPFISRGINWLGIDSVKCPMEERVNIWQRLAGEFKPVIHEELVNEISLDELPNVLNDIIDSNVRGRTLVKLS, from the coding sequence ATGGATACGTTTCAGGCGTTGGTACTTGAAAAAACGGGAGATGAAGCTAATTTAAACATCAGACAATTGCACATGGAAGACTTGCCGGAAGGGGATTTAACCATCCGTGTTGCTTATTCCAGTGTGAATTTTAAGGATGGGATGGTGGCCATTAATCACCAGCTTGTCGAATCTTATCCTTTAATACCGGGCATCGACTTAGCCGGCACAGTTATTGATTCGCAGGATGAGCGGTTTAATGAAGGTGATGAGGTCATTGTGACAAGTTATCAATTAGGCACTGGCCATTCCGGAGGGTTTAGTGAAGTGGCACGTGTACCTGCTGATTGGGCGGTTCATTTGCCAGAAGGCTTGTCTCTAAAAGAAGCGATGATTCTTGGAACAGCAGGTTTTACTGCAGGATTATCCGTGCAAAGGCTAGAGGATAATGGCTTGGAACCAGACAAAGGGCCTGTTCTGGTGCCCGGCGCTACAGGTGGTGTGGGCAGTCTTGCTGTTAATATACTGGCTAAGCTAGGTTATCATGTGACAGCCAGCACTGGTAAATCAAATGAACAGAATTATCTTAAAAATATAGGAGCAAAAGATGTCATTGAACGTCACGAAGTCGAGGATACCGAGAAGAAGCCGGTTCGCGGAAAAAAATGGGCCGCTGCTGTCGATCCTGTCGGCGGGAGGACACTTCAATACATTTTGAGTACGTTAAAATATGGCGGGTCTGTTGCGACAAGCGGTTTAACCGGTGGTACAGAAGTGTCGGCATCCGTGCTTCCCTTTATTTCAAGAGGCATTAATTGGCTTGGTATCGACTCAGTTAAATGTCCGATGGAAGAACGCGTGAATATTTGGCAACGTTTGGCGGGAGAATTTAAACCAGTCATTCATGAAGAATTGGTTAATGAGATTTCGTTAGACGAACTTCCAAATGTCTTAAACGATATCATAGACAGCAATGTGCGTGGCAGAACATTGGTCAAGCTATCATAG
- a CDS encoding heavy-metal-associated domain-containing protein: MIETNYLDIKGMHCSNCPTKIEKAVSEIAGVKDINVALSDENAQVTFNRNLTGISEIIDKIDTVGFEAKKVSG, translated from the coding sequence ATGATTGAAACTAACTATTTGGATATTAAAGGGATGCACTGTTCCAACTGCCCAACCAAAATTGAAAAAGCAGTTTCAGAAATTGCCGGCGTAAAGGATATAAATGTAGCTTTATCAGATGAAAATGCACAGGTAACGTTTAATCGGAACTTGACTGGGATTTCAGAAATTATTGATAAAATTGATACAGTTGGATTTGAAGCGAAAAAGGTTTCCGGATAA
- a CDS encoding DUF3298 and DUF4163 domain-containing protein, with protein sequence MPKPLPVQVTPLTISGGPEKNVVYPSVFGMRDQGMEAFINQQIVYETQQLIDMQADEMSSPIIEMDGSFEIKNNQRNVLSLSLSNYAYHYQAAHGMTYITSLTFDLEERKRCSLSDLFRPGSNYVERLTELVNEQIERRNIQTFGDPVEVQPDQDFYIADKVLVLYFQLYDITPYVFGFPMFPVSVYDIQDLINENGPLGRMAVND encoded by the coding sequence ATGCCAAAACCACTGCCTGTTCAAGTCACACCGCTTACCATCAGCGGCGGGCCGGAAAAGAATGTTGTCTATCCGAGCGTTTTCGGTATGCGGGATCAAGGAATGGAAGCATTCATCAACCAGCAGATCGTCTATGAAACACAGCAGCTGATCGATATGCAGGCTGATGAAATGTCGAGTCCAATTATCGAAATGGATGGGTCCTTTGAAATCAAAAATAACCAACGAAACGTCCTTAGTTTGTCATTGTCCAACTATGCCTATCATTACCAGGCTGCACATGGCATGACTTACATCACATCATTAACGTTTGATCTGGAAGAACGGAAGCGGTGCAGTTTAAGTGATCTGTTTCGACCGGGAAGCAACTATGTGGAGCGGCTGACAGAACTCGTTAATGAACAAATTGAACGGCGTAATATCCAGACGTTCGGTGACCCTGTTGAGGTTCAGCCTGATCAGGATTTTTACATCGCCGATAAAGTGCTTGTCCTATATTTTCAGCTGTACGACATAACGCCGTATGTATTCGGATTTCCGATGTTTCCGGTATCCGTTTATGACATCCAGGATCTTATCAATGAAAATGGGCCACTTGGCCGTATGGCGGTTAATGATTGA
- a CDS encoding response regulator transcription factor: MGHFKIDHDIINGEALPAFSLTIDDSYTTAVYSDIDMQAELVKILRSNAGVTVFDRQEGLYIRLTVEANLSFYRKWFGSRTPLPEILVQFELHSCAKTPLYKCSESELHRVYFAKYYMSGTNPVVFREPIHGVDVKTIDTFINMLQRIREDGTPVLVLISNMEHALLLGDAAYKLQDSGMQPIEIDDGEDEIPEDGTTGAQTTANLFKIPAKVDDKMILFDPPEIDYIESQDGKAMIIINDEMYAMDSTLAEIEKKLEVYGFYRCHRSYIVNLQKVREIITWSKNTYSLRIDNRVQSTIPLSRTKIQDIQEKFSLK, encoded by the coding sequence ATGGGCCATTTTAAAATTGATCATGACATTATAAACGGTGAGGCACTGCCCGCGTTTTCCCTTACCATTGATGATTCATATACCACTGCGGTCTACAGTGACATCGACATGCAGGCTGAACTGGTGAAAATTCTCCGCAGCAACGCCGGGGTGACTGTTTTTGACCGACAGGAAGGTTTATATATTCGGCTGACAGTTGAAGCTAATCTTTCATTCTATCGCAAATGGTTCGGCAGCCGGACACCGCTGCCGGAAATTCTTGTGCAGTTTGAGCTTCATAGCTGTGCCAAAACGCCGCTGTACAAATGTTCGGAATCGGAACTGCACCGGGTGTATTTTGCTAAATATTACATGAGCGGCACCAATCCCGTGGTCTTCCGTGAGCCAATTCATGGGGTTGATGTCAAGACAATCGATACCTTCATCAATATGCTTCAAAGAATCAGGGAGGATGGCACGCCTGTACTTGTGTTGATATCCAATATGGAACACGCGCTGCTTTTGGGCGATGCCGCTTACAAACTGCAGGACAGCGGTATGCAGCCGATTGAGATCGATGACGGTGAAGATGAAATACCTGAAGATGGAACCACCGGCGCGCAAACGACCGCTAATTTATTCAAAATCCCGGCAAAAGTGGATGATAAAATGATTTTATTTGATCCGCCTGAGATCGACTACATCGAAAGCCAGGATGGAAAAGCCATGATTATTATTAATGATGAAATGTATGCAATGGACTCAACACTTGCTGAAATCGAAAAGAAATTAGAAGTGTATGGATTTTACCGTTGCCACCGGTCCTATATCGTCAACTTGCAGAAAGTACGCGAAATCATTACATGGTCAAAAAACACCTATTCACTCAGAATTGACAATCGCGTACAGTCCACGATTCCACTGTCACGAACCAAAATTCAAGACATCCAGGAGAAATTCAGCCTGAAATAA